One region of Ptiloglossa arizonensis isolate GNS036 chromosome 8, iyPtiAriz1_principal, whole genome shotgun sequence genomic DNA includes:
- the LOC143150242 gene encoding CCAAT/enhancer-binding protein, whose product MESPVMYDSAAHQAQAHGAADLKKAQVLNNNNNNNHPSNNNNNNNAANNNNNNNNSALQVNHNHSQQQNSAVVSKVSASKASLHQQYAEHCAAAGELTDLNTPEISLDLQHLIDDSHFNDGLLDMLGANNGAVKHVRTPGYPRTTLAYMPQPVHSGASYHQGSNSCSDSNSSSSDSPSIKEEPLDPADYRRHCPQYPPGGYSPVTNGPFANGAPTFTTLTPSTVPGGHPGAPVHQPPPRGGPMKPVMAHQHHANSAAAAARKQSKAIDKASDEYRRRRERNNIAVRKSREKAKVRSRETEEKVKLLVKDNDLLKKRIELLTEELNVLRSLFSSVGVVPEQLHREISRHLDQFQQHAVGPM is encoded by the coding sequence ATGGAGTCGCCAGTCATGTACGATTCAGCGGCCCATCAGGCCCAGGCCCATGGAGCGGCCGATCTCAAGAAGGCTCAAGTActgaacaacaacaacaacaacaaccacccgagcaacaacaacaacaacaacaacgcggcgaacaacaacaacaacaacaacaactctGCGCTGCAGGTGAATCACAATCACAGccagcaacagaacagcgcggTGGTGAGCAAGGTCTCCGCGAGCAAGGCTAGCCTTCACCAACAGTACGCGGAACACTGCGCAGCGGCCGGCGAGCTGACGGACCTGAACACGCCGGAGATATCGTTGGATCTTCAACACCTGATCGACGACAGCCACTTCAACGACGGTCTATTGGACATGCTGGGCGCGAACAACGGCGCGGTGAAACATGTTAGAACGCCCGGTTACCCGCGCACCACACTCGCCTACATGCCGCAACCGGTGCACAGCGGCGCGAGTTACCATCAGGGCAGCAACAGCTGTAGCGACAGCAACAGCTCGAGCTCCGATTCACCGAGCATCAAAGAGGAACCCCTCGACCCGGCGGACTATCGTCGTCACTGCCCCCAGTATCCACCCGGTGGTTACAGCCCGGTCACCAACGGACCGTTCGCGAACGGTGCACCGACCTTCACCACTCTGACGCCGTCCACGGTGCCCGGTGGTCATCCGGGTGCACCGGTACACCAACCACCCCCACGGGGCGGTCCGATGAAGCCGGTGATGGCGCACCAGCATCATGCCAACTCCGCGGCGGCCGCCGCCAGGAAACAGAGCAAGGCCATCGACAAGGCGAGCGACGAGTACAGAAGGCGACGCGAGAGGAACAACATCGCGGTGAGGAAGAGCCGCGAGAAGGCGAAGGTACGATCGCGGGAGACCGAGGAGAAGGTGAAGCTACTGGTTAAGGACAACGACCTGCTCAAAAAGAGGATCGAGCTGCTCACCGAGGAGCTCAACGTGCTCAGGTCCCTGTTCAGCAGCGTCGGCGTGGTACCCGAACAGCTGCACCGCGAGATCTCGAGGCACCTCGACCAGTTTCAGCAACACGCGGTTGGGCCCATGTAG
- the LOC143150776 gene encoding uncharacterized protein LOC143150776, whose translation MGARSFCLEFTAVERLTSLRIYDALELCGGIASRESEICKRTYGNVRFNECILCAALTSIYNFGLTFMSRKFRTRATSVRNDARGGIGRHLANENESTGSRYSVPEPTCDGKIRIQPNFFDVILATTKKS comes from the exons ATGGGCGCAAGATCCTTTTGCTTGGAATTCACCGCCGTGGAACGGTTAACGAGCCTACGTATATACGATGCGCTTGAACTTTGTGGTGGGATAGCAAGTAGAGAAAGCGAAATTTGCAAACGCACTTACGGTAACGTAAGATTCAAC GAATGCATTTTATGCGCCGCGCTGACGTCGATATACAATTTTGGATTGACATTTATGAGccgaaaatttcgaacgcgaGCAACCAGCGTGCGAAACGACGCCCGCGGCGGCATCGGGCGGCATCTTGCGAATGAAAACGAATCCACTGGCAGTCGGTACAGCGTTCCCGAACCGACCTGCGACGGAAAGATCCGAATTCAACCGAATTTCTTCGACGTGATATTAGCCACAACAAAAAAATCGTAA
- the Lolal gene encoding longitudinals lacking protein-like has protein sequence MADEQQQFFLKWNDFQSNMVSSFKHLRDEKSFTDVTLACDGQTCKAHKMVLSACSPYFKSLLEENPSKHPIIILKDVAYSHLQAILEFMYAGEVNVSQDQLPAFLKTADRLKVKGLAEAPGAIKREG, from the exons ATGGCAGATGAAcagcaacaattttttcttaaatGGAACGATTTCCAATCTAATATGGTATCGTCGTTTAAACATTTACGAGACGAAAAAAGCTTCACGGATGTGACGTTAGCTTGCGACGGTCAGACCTGTAAAGCGCATAAGATGGTGTTGTCCGCTTGTAGTCCTTATTTTAAGTCTTTATTAGAG GAAAATCCGTCCAAACATCCCATTATAATTCTAAAAGACGTCGCATACAGCCACCTTCAAGCTATTTTGGAATTCATGTACGCGGGAGAAGTTAACGTTTCGCAAGATCAACTGCCGGCGTTTCTTAAAACTGCCGACCGACTCAAAGTTAAAGGGTTGGCAGAAGCACCGGGTGCCATTAAGAGAGAAGGTTAA